The Oryctolagus cuniculus chromosome 5, mOryCun1.1, whole genome shotgun sequence genome includes a region encoding these proteins:
- the TUBB gene encoding tubulin beta chain: MREIVHIQAGQCGNQIGAKFWEVISDEHGIDPTGTYHGDSDLQLDRISVYYNEATGGKYVPRAILVDLEPGTMDSVRSGPFGQIFRPDNFVFGQSGAGNNWAKGHYTEGAELVDSVLDVVRKEAESCDCLQGFQLTHSLGGGTGSGMGTLLISKIREEYPDRIMNTFSVVPSPKVSDTVVEPYNATLSVHQLVENTDETYCIDNEALYDICFRTLKLTTPTYGDLNHLVSATMSGVTTCLRFPGQLNADLRKLAVNMVPFPRLHFFMPGFAPLTSRGSQQYRALTVPELTQQVFDAKNMMAACDPRHGRYLTVAAVFRGRMSMKEVDEQMLNVQNKNSSYFVEWIPNNVKTAVCDIPPRGLKMAVTFIGNSTAIQELFKRISEQFTAMFRRKAFLHWYTGEGMDEMEFTEAESNMNDLVSEYQQYQDATAEEEEDFGEEAEEEA, encoded by the exons ATGAGGGAAATTGTGCACATCCAAGCCGGTCAGTGTGGCAACCAGATCGGTGCCAAG TTCTGGGAGGTGATCAGTGATGAGCACGGGATCGACCCCACCGGCACCTACCATGGGGACAGCGACCTGCAGCTGGACCGCATCTCCGTGTACTACAACGAAGCCACAG GTGGCAAATATGTCCCTCGTGCTATCCTGGTGGATCTAGAACCGGGAACCATGGACTCTGTGCGCTCAGGGCCTTTCGGCCAGATCTTCAGACCAGACAACTTTGTTTTTG GTCAGTCCGGGGCAGGCAACAACTGGGCCAAGGGCCACTACACAGAGGGGGCAGAGCTGGTCGACTCAGTGCTCGACGTGGTGCGGAAGGAGGCTGAGAGCTGTGACTGCCTGCAGGGCTTCCAGCTCACCCACTCACTGGGTGGCGGCACGGGCTCTGGCATGGGCACCCTGCTCATCAGCAAGATCCGGGAAGAGTACCCTGACCGCATCATGAACACCTTCAGCGTGGTACCCTCGCCCAAGGTGTCAGACACCGTGGTGGAGCCCTACAACGCCACCCTGTCCGTGCACCAGCTGGTGGAGAACACAGATGAGACCTACTGCATTGACAACGAGGCCCTGTACGACATCTGCTTCCGTACGCTCAAGCTGACCACACCCACCTACGGTGACCTCAACCACCTCGTCTCGGCCACCATGAGTGGTGTCACCACCTGCCTCCGCTTCCCCGGCCAGCTCAACGCCGACCTCCGCAAGCTGGCCGTGAACATGGTGCCCTTCCCCCGCCTGCACTTCTTCATGCCTGGCTTCGCGCCTCTCACCAGCCGAGGAAGCCAGCAGTACCGGGCCCTCACTGTGCCTGAGCTCACCCAGCAGGTCTTCGATGCCAAGAATATGATGGCCGCCTGTGACCCCCGGCACGGCCGGTACCTCACCGTGGCCGCTGTCTTCCGTGGACGGATGTCCATGAAGGAGGTGGACGAGCAGATGCTGAACGTGCAGAATAAGAACAGCAGCTACTTCGTGGAGTGGATCCCCAACAATGTGAAGACAGCTGTGTGCGACATCCCGCCCCGGGGCCTCAAGATGGCAGTCACCTTCATCGGCAACAGCACGGCCATCCAGGAGCTGTTCAAGCGCATCTCGGAGCAGTTCACAGCCATGTTCCGGCGCAAGGCCTTCCTGCACTGGTACACAGGCGAGGGCATGGACGAGATGGAGTTCACCGAGGCCGAGAGCAACATGAACGACCTGGTGTCCGAGTACCAGCAGTACCAGGATGCCACCGCGGAAGAGGAGGAGGATTTCGGGGAGGAGGCTGAAGAGGAAGCCTGA